The Coffea arabica cultivar ET-39 chromosome 2c, Coffea Arabica ET-39 HiFi, whole genome shotgun sequence genome includes the window CCCCAGAACTTAATGATTTTCTCCAGAACTCATATTTAAATCAATACACCTCTTATTCTATTACAAATTTGCAATTTTCCCAATCAAATGCGATTGGGTCGAATAACCTATTTTATGTCTATTTGAGTCATGTGCAGTTCACATGACAAATATACCCTCATTCTATTACAgtgttatataaaaaaaaaatatttcttggTCGAACAGAAATGTACATAAAAACTAGGCAATGGGGAGCTATCATCTTCTTCAGGTAAACTTCCTAAATTTTTCTAATGACAAATTTCAAGATCCTAAAATTCTAACTCTCTGTAACCAAGAGTAGCCAGGATTAATGGTAGATACTGGGTAACCTTGTAACTCAATCAGACATAAAATGAGTAATTCAACCCAATTGCATTTGATTGGGAATGTTGTGATAGAATAGGGAAAATGCTGGTTCAAATGAGTTTATTAGGATTAACCCTACTAGGTTTTAAGTAGGTAGCACATCCGACCAATTACAGAAATGGAGGAAGCAGCTTTGTCCCAACCAACTACAAAGACATCAATATGATGATACCAATTAACACCACGTCATATTTCCTTGGGTGACAAGAGGTGAAGGGAAGCAGCTAAAGTGGAGCTGGAGAGCATCATATTCAGGTTAAACCAAATGGATCACTATGCAATACATATATCAACAAACAGCTGCTTGTCAATTCAATATCCACATACATCATTCCGACAACCCTAGATTCAAGCTGCATCTACAGGACAAAAACTAGTTTCCTGCTCAAAATGAGCAATTCAAGAACACAATACGGGAAAATTATGACATGATAGAGTATCCCCGCTTTTGAGGGACAACATAAAGAGCTAAATGGTCACATAAaacagaagaaaataaaaagaaagctaAACCACTTGAAATGCTTCTAATGATACAAGAGTCCCAGCCAACTCCAGCAATGCGGGGTGCAAAATGAACTGGCCATATGGAGAAGAACCAAGCAAACATGGGTGCCTGGTACAAACATCAGATCACCCTAGTTTGACCACACATGGACCAGGCCAAGCCTATTTCCAGTATAAATCTCATTGCGCTCTTCATCGTAGAAAAGGGCAGTAATGTCTTCCAGTGCCTCTGCAACTGTGCTCCTTACTTTAGCAGCTTGGACCCGTTTCTGTGAATTGCAACTTCTCCCACCACAACTAGAACTGCAACAGCAGTCGTCCAGGGGAGAGCTGTTGCTTACTTTTATTTTAGCAAGGCATTTTCCTGTCAGAATGTTGCTGATATTGATCGAACCTGCTGCAGGCCACCATATAGAAATCAATGGATGTTAGATGCAACTGTAACTCGGCAAACATCACTTTTTGGACACAATAAACAGTTTGCATGCACAACCAATAAATTCAATTCTTATTAATAGAACCattcaaaatcatccaattccCACAAAAAACATACCATTTCCTTCTGATAATGGATCATCAGAATCAGCTTTGCAATAAGAAATAATTAGGTCCTGATCACTGGTGATGTAAATATTATTAGTGTTGCAGTCCGGATGCCACAACAGATGATCCTCAAACGAGGTAACCAGCTCACCACGGAAATTCCAAACAGCCACAGTACGATTTCTGAATGTCAAGAACAACTGGTTTTCATACAGAAATATGAATGCTGATGGGGTCATGAATTCAGTTCTGCTAACTTCAGTTAACTCAGAATTGCGGACCTACAAAAGATAGTTGTCTGAGTTTGGCTGCTAACAGATAAAAAGGTATCACAAGATTGTATCAAACACTTACGTCGAGAATCTGGAGATTCTCATTTTCCTGCTTGACAAGAAGCTTTTCATTGAACTGTTCAATGAAATCCACCTTTTTGTTCCGATGAAGGAGATGGTTAAAAGATTTGAGAACAGTCCCATCCTCAATTGACAGAATTTGCAGCGGAACATGACCACAGGCTTTGGTAAATATCAATAACATGATTCCAGGACTGTTATCCCATGACAAAGAACAAGATCAATTACATTCTAACGATCTGCACTGCAGATAACATGCCAATCCaggcaaataaaaataactGATCCAAGAACTAAACacaaaatttgtaacacaaaaCTCCACTTGTTATCCTTTGCAGGTGCCAGCATAGGGAATTGCAAACAATCTACTGGTCAATGCAACATCAAGAATTAGACAAATTACCTGATTTTAATCTCTTGAACATTCTTATCTGATATTGAGTACAGCATCGTGTAGTTCTTCAAGTCAAAAACTTTGTATATGCTGATTAAGAAATCATGACCGAAACAACTTCAGTACCGTTGACAACTCTTGCTAATGAATTATAAGTAACCAACTGGATGGTATTCAACACCTACCTATCCTGTGCAGAATATGTGAGAACCTTCCCATTAACATCATCAAATTCCACAAAACCGGGCCATTTCAATGACTCTGACTCAAAAAGAGGGAAACCAGCATCTGGTTTACCCCTTCGGATGTATCTGATATAAGGTGTAGGAGTGTGTGTATCAGTTAGAAAAACACTGCAGGACAAAAAGAAGGCTTTTGCAAGCAAGTGATAGAATTCATACTCAATCCTTGTAGTTCTGCACTTGAGTGAGCTGAAATTATCTGAAGCATAAACTGAAACAGTGATAAGTGAATCGTTGTTTTTATTATAAAACAAGCTTCTTATAACCTCATCAGGGCTGACATTCAAAAAGCATATCCTCTCGTTAGTCTCTGCACCCATCAATTCAACTGTATAAGTTTCAACAAAAGGGTGCAGAAAACAGTGCAAAGAATACAATTCACAAAATAATCTTTGATTCCAAATGCATACCACGACTAAATGCTGCACAAACACCAGATTGTGCAAGAGCAAAAACAATATCACGAGCAGCTactatttctattatttttgatCGTTTCCGAAGAAACGGAAGTACCACAGAACACTGTCCCTTCGGATCATGGGTATCATATTCCTCCTGTTGAAAATATATACCAAGTTAATCATCACAAGGAAAATTTATTAACAGACAAATACTACCCCAATATATGGAAAATGAATGTACTAATAGTTTAAATTGAATCATGAAGAAATCCAAAATAGAAATGACTCCCCTGAATAAAAAGAAAACCGATCCGATACGCATCTAAAGTTCCAGCTGTCAATCTAGGTAGACAAGTGTCTAGACATCAAATCAACGCTTCCACGTCACAGGAACACCAACTTGCTTTTACTTCAGACAAATGACCCAACCAATACAACAACATCATAATACGATTGATGATAG containing:
- the LOC113725242 gene encoding uncharacterized protein isoform X1 — translated: MDGRRITASPRPCSGRRVVAKKRPRGGMDGFVNSVKKLQRREISSRRDRAFSMSDAQERFRNIRLQEEYDTHDPKGQCSVVLPFLRKRSKIIEIVAARDIVFALAQSGVCAAFSRETNERICFLNVSPDEVIRSLFYNKNNDSLITVSVYASDNFSSLKCRTTRIEYIRRGKPDAGFPLFESESLKWPGFVEFDDVNGKVLTYSAQDSIYKVFDLKNYTMLYSISDKNVQEIKISPGIMLLIFTKACGHVPLQILSIEDGTVLKSFNHLLHRNKKVDFIEQFNEKLLVKQENENLQILDVRNSELTEVSRTEFMTPSAFIFLYENQLFLTFRNRTVAVWNFRGELVTSFEDHLLWHPDCNTNNIYITSDQDLIISYCKADSDDPLSEGNAGSINISNILTGKCLAKIKVSNSSPLDDCCCSSSCGGRSCNSQKRVQAAKVRSTVAEALEDITALFYDEERNEIYTGNRLGLVHVWSN
- the LOC113725242 gene encoding uncharacterized protein isoform X2; its protein translation is MDGRRITASPRPCSGRRVVAKKRPRGGMDGFVNSVKKLQRREISSRRDRAFSMSDAQERFRNIRLQEEYDTHDPKGQCSVVLPFLRKRSKIIEIVAARDIVFALAQSGVCAAFSRETNERICFLNVSPDEVIRSLFYNKNNDSLITVSVYASDNFSSLKCRTTRIEYIRRGKPDAGFPLFESESLKWPGFVEFDDVNGKVLTYSAQDSIYKVFDLKNYTMLYSISDKNVQEIKISPGIMLLIFTKACGHVPLQILSIEDGTVLKSFNHLLHRNKKVDFIEQFNEKLLVKQENENLQILDVRNSELTEVSRTEFMTPSAFIFLYENQLFLTFRNRTVAVWNFRGELVTSFEDHLLWHPDCNTNNIYITSDQDLIISYCKADSDDPLSEGNGSINISNILTGKCLAKIKVSNSSPLDDCCCSSSCGGRSCNSQKRVQAAKVRSTVAEALEDITALFYDEERNEIYTGNRLGLVHVWSN